In the genome of Microbacterium paraoxydans, the window CGATGCGGCGGTCGCCGGGACCGACCTTCTCGGTCGCGGGCACGCAGAAGCCGATCACGTCGACGTCGCCCAGGACCTGCTCCACGAGATCGTTCAGCCGCTCGCCGAGGAGTGTGCGCGGCTTGTGGATGCCGGGAGTGTCGACGATGACGAGCTGCCCGTCCGGCCGGTTGAGGATGCCGCGGATCGCGCGGCGCGTGGTCTGCGGCTTCTCGCTGGTGATGGCGATCTTCTCGCCGACCAGGGCGTTGGTGAGCGTGGACTTGCCCACGTTCGGCCGCCCGACGAAAGTCACGAACCCGCTCCGGGTGTCTTCAGTCATCGCGCCGCTCTCCTTCATCCTGCACTTCTTCGGGCTCTGCCGCCCGTTCCACGAACACCGTCGCGATCCCGCGCCCCCGCCCGCGGGACGCGCCCCCGGTGAGCACGAGCCCGTGGACGGTCGCCGTCGCACCGGGCTGCGGCACCTGGCCGAGCGTCTTGCCGAGCAGGCCGCCGATGGAGTCGACGTCCTCGTCCTCGAGCTCCAGACCGAACAGATCGCCCACGTCCTCCAGCGAGAGCCGGGAGCTCACCCGATAGCGGCCGTCGCCCAGGTCGACGAACTCGGCGGACACCTGATCGTACTCGTCCGAGATCTCCCCCACGAGCTCCTCGATGAGGTCCTCCAGCGTCACCAGGCCGGAGATCCCGCCATGCTCGTCGATCACGAGACAGACGTGCACGGCGTCGCGCTTCATCTGCTGCAGCAGCGTCTCCGCGCGCATCGACTCGGGGACGAACGTGGCCGGCCGAGCGATCGGACGGATGGACGCTGCGCGCCAGGCGCTGTCGTCCCGGTACGCGAACTGCACGAGGTCCTTGAGATACAGCACCCCGACGACGTCGTCGGCCTCATCGTCGACGACGGGCATGCGGGACACCCCGCGATGAAGGAAGAGCGACATGGCCTCGTCGGTCGTCGCCTCCGCGCCCACGGTGACCATCTCGGTGCGCGGCACCATCACCGCCCGGACGAACTGGTCGGTGAAGTCGAACACCGAGTGGATGAGATCGCGGTCGTCCTCCTCGATGAGGTCGTTGGACGCGGCCTCATCGACCATGCTGAGCAGCTGGTCCTCGCTGGAGAACGAACTGCGTCCGGTCCCCGGGGTGACACGGTTGCCCAGGACGACGAGCCCCTGGGCGATGGGACCCAGGATGATCCGGAGTCCGCGCACGATGGCCGCGCTCCCGCGGATCATGCTCTCGGCGTGCTGGTGACCGAACGTCCGCGGACTCGCCCCGACGAGGACGAAGGTGATTCCGGTCATCAGGATGGCGGCGGCGAGCATCGCCCACCAGATGTTCTCGAAGACGATCGTGAACGCCACGGTGACGAGCACGGCGGCCGTCACCTCCGCGAGAACACGGATGAAGGCGACGGCGTTGACGTGCGCGTCGAGGTCGGCGGCGATCCGCCCGAGGGCCTTCGCTCGGCGCCCCTCGGTCGCCATGTCCTCGAGTCCGGCGCGCGAGGTCACGCCGTATGCCGCGTCGATCGCGGCCATGAGGCCGCCGAACGCCACCAGCAGCACCGCGGCGACGAGCAGCAGCAGCTCCGTCATCGCCGGCGGCGCTCGGACGCGGCGAAGCCCTGGATGAGCTGCTTCTGCAGCCCGAACATCTCCCGCTCCTCATCCGGCTCGGCGTGGTCGAACCCGAGCAGGTGCAGCAGCCCGTGCGTGGTGAGCAGGATGAGCTCGTCCATGAGGGTGTGGCCGGCGGCCTGCGCCTGCGTCTCCGCGACCTGCGGGCAGAGGACGATGTCGCCGAGCAGCCCGGGAGGCGTGGGACGGTCCTCGGTGCCGGGCCGGAGCTCGTCCATCGGGAAGCTCAGGACGTCGGTCGGCCCCGGCTCGTCCATCCACTGCACGTGCAGCGCCTCCATGGCGCCCTCGTCGACGAGCACGATGGCCACCTCGGCGTCCGGGCTGACGTGGAGCTGCGCGAGGTTGAAGTCCGTCAGCCGCTGCAGCACGGTCTCGTCGACATCGATGGCCGACTCGTTGTTGATCTCGATCATGAGAGCCCTCGTTTCGGCATGCGGTCGCGTGGTCCTGGTCGCTGGGCGCCGCGGCGCTCGGCGCGGTTGGCGAACTCGTGCGCCTGCTCGCGCTCGGCCCGCTGCGCCACGCGCCGCTCGTCGTACTCGCTGTAGGCGTCGACGATGCGCCCCACCAGGGAGTGCCGGACCACGTCGTCACTGGTGAGACGGGAGAAGTGGATGTCGTCGATGCCGTCGAGCACCCGGGTGACCAGGCGGAGGCCGGAAGCGCCCTGCGGGAGGTCGACCTGGGTGATGTCGCCGGTGACGACCATCTTCGTGCCGAACCCGAGACGGGTGAGGAACATCTTCATCTGCTCGGGCGTGGTGTTCTGCGCCTCGTCGAGCACGACGAAGGAGTCGTTGAGGGTGCGTCCGCGCATGTACGCGAGGGGCGCGACCTCGATGGTGCCCGTCGCCATCAGGCGCGGCACGATCTCCGGATCCATCATCTCGTTGAGCGCGTCGTAGAGCGGCCGCAGGTACGGATCGATCTTGTCGGTGAGCGTGCCGGGAAGGAACCCGAGGCGCTCCCCCGCCTCGACCGCCGGACGGGTGAGGATGATGCGGGTGACCTCCTTGCGCTGCAGCGCCTGGACGGCCTTGGCCATCGCCAGGTAGGTCTTGCCCGTTCCGGCAGGACCGATGCCGAACACGATCGTGTTCTCCTCGATCGCGTCGACGTACTCCTTCTGACCGAGGGTCTTCGGCCGGATCACCTTGCCGCGCGTGGAGAGGATCGCCTCGCCCAGCACCTCGCTGGGCCGCGGGCCGCCGTCCTGACGCAGCATCCGCGCCGAGCTGGACACGTCGCTCGGGGCGAGATCGTGCCCCGCCTTGGTCATCGTGAGGAGCTCGTCGACGAGGGTCTTGGCCTTGGCGACGGCCTCGCGCGCGCCCGTGAGGGTGATCTCGTTGCCGCGGACGAGCACCTGCACGTCGCGGTGCTCGCGCTCGAGCATCCGCAGCAGCCGGTCCTGCGGACCGAGCAGCTGCACCATCGCGACGCCGTCGGCATAGAGCCGTTCGGTGACGTTTTCCTGATCGTCAGAAGCCAACGAGCTTGTTCTCCTCGAGGTTGCCGAGCACATGGGCGTGCACGTGGAAGACGGACTGCGCGACACTCGCGCCGTTGTTGAAGATGAGGCGGTACTCGCCGTTGGCGTGTTCCTCCGCGATGCGCTTGGCGGCGGCGACCATCTCGGCCAGCAGCGCGGGATCCCCGGCCGCGAGCTCGGTCACGTCGCGGTACTCCTCGGTCTTGGGGATGACGAGCACATGGAGCGGCGCCTGCGGATCGATGTCGCGGATCGCGAAGACGCGGCCCGTGTCGAGCAGGATCTCCCCGGGGATGTCCCCGGTGAGGATGCGCGTGAAGATCGAGGGTTCGCTCATGCTCTCAGCTTACTGGGGGGACGCGCGGCGCGGCCGGTCACCAGCGCCCGAGGGCCGCGGACAGCACGGCGATGGCCGCGGGGCCCGCCGTGGACGTGCGCAGCACGGTGTCGCCGAGCAGCACGCGTTCCGCGCCCGCGGCCGTGAGCTTCTCGAGCTCCTCCGGAGCGATCCCGCCCTCCGGACCCACCACGAGCACGAGGTCACGGTCATCCGGCACCAGCGCGGAGAGCCGCGCGGGCGCGGTCGGGTCGAGCAGGAGCACGCGCTGCGTCGCCGCGCGGGTCGCGAGCTGTGCGGTCGTCTCCGGGGCGGCCACCTCGGGTACCCAGGCACGGTGCGCCTGCTTCGCGGCCTCACGGACGATCGTCGCCCAGCGCTCGCGCCCCTTCACCGCCTTCGGTCCCTCCCAGCGCGACACGCTGCGACCCGCCTGCCACGGCACGACCTCGTCGACACCCAGTTCGCACGCGGCCTGCACGGCGAGCTCGTCGCGGTCGCCCTTCGCGAGCGCCTGCACGAGCACGAGGCGCGGACTCGCCGGCTCGTGCTCGACGCGCTCGGTGATCCGGACGTCGACGCGCGACGGCGACACCTCTTCGGCGACGCCGGTCAGCCAGACGCCCCGGCCGTCGCCGACCGTGACGGCCTCGCCGACGCGAAGCCGCCTGACGACGGCCGCATGCTTCGCCTCGGCACCGGTCAGCGAGACGAGGCCGCCCGCCGCAGCGTCACCCGCGGATTCGACGAGGAAGTGCAGGGCCACGATCAGTGGGTGCGGAAGCGGTCGCGCAGCTTGGAGAACAGACCCTGCTGGAACTGCGCGAGCTGCGGGCCCGGCGCCTTGTTCTTCTTGGCGAAGTCCTCGATGAGCTTGCGCTGTGCGGAGTCGAGCTTGGTGGGGGTGACCACCTGCACGCCGACGCGGAGGTCGCCGCGCTGGGTGCCGCGCAGCGGCGTGATGCCTCGCCCCTTGATGGTCAGCACGTCACCGGACTGCACACCGGCGCGGATCTCCAGGTCGACCTCCCCGTCGAGACCCTCGATCGAGGTCTCGGTGCCGAGGATGGCATCGGTCATGGACACCTCGAGCGTGGCGAGCAGGTCGTCGCCGTCACGGCTGAACGCGGGGTGCGGGTTGACCGTGACCTCCACGTAGAGGTCGCCGTTCGGGCCGCCCGCGCGGCCGACCTCGCCCGAGCCGGGGAGCTGCAGCCGCAGTCCGGTCTCGACGCCCGCCGGGATGTCGAGGGACACCGTGCGGCGCGAGCGGACGCGCCCCTGCCCGCCACAGGTTCCGCAGGGGTACGGGATGGTCGTGCCGTAGCCCTCGCAGGTGCCGCACGGCTGGGAGGTGACGACGTTGCCGAGAAGGCTCCGCACCTGACGCTGCACATGCCCCGTGCCGCCGCAGATGTCGCAGGTGACCGGCGACGTGCCTTCCTGGCAGCACGAGCCCTGACAGGTCTCGCAGAGCACGGCCGTGTCGACCTCGATGTCGCGATGTGCGCCGAAGACGACGTCGCCGAGGTCGAGGGTGACCCGGACGAGCGCGTCCTGACCGCGCTCTCGCCGCGATCGCGGACGGGCGCCGCGTCCGCCGCCCTGTGACGCACCGAAGAACGTCTCGAAGATGTCGCCGAAGCCGCCGAAGCCGCCGAAGTTGTTCGCGCCGTCACCGCCGCCCATGTCGTAGCGTCGGCGTGACTCCTCGTCGCTGAGCACGTCGTAGGCGTGCGTGACGAGCTTGAACTTCTCCGCGGCTTCCTCGCCCGGATTCACGTCCGGGTGGAGCTGCCGTGCCAGGCGCCGATACGCCTTCTTGATCTCATCGGTGGAAGCGTCCCGGGACACCCCGAGAACCTCGTAGTGGTCCGCCACAATCGCCCTTCTGCGTGTGTTTCCGTGGGGGCCGCCTCAGCGGCCGGCCTCGTCGTCGTCGAGCATCCGCGACAGGTAGCGGGCGACCGCCCGTGCCGCCGCGAGGTTGCTCGGATAGTCCATCCGGGTGGGCCCCATGACACCGACCCGCGCGGTCCCCGAGGGCGCCGCGTAGTTGCTGGCGACGATCGACGCCTCGCCTAGCCCGAAGGAGGCGTTCTCGGTGCCGATGCTCGCCGCGAGGCCGTGCTCGTCGGGCACCATCTCGCTCATCAGCCGCAGCAGCGTGACCTGCTCCTCGATGGCCTCGAGGAGGGGGTGGATGCTGCCGCGGAAGTCCTGTTCCCGCCGCGCCAGGGTCGCGGCTCCGGCCATCACGAGCCGCTCCTGCCGGAAGCCGCCGAGTTCGTCGATGACGACGCCGGCGACCGCGCGGAGCACACGATCATGGGGCGTCTCCTCCGTGGCGAGGAGCGCCTGAAGTCGGTCGGAAGCCGACGCGATCGCCTGCCCGGTGATGAGGGCGGACAGTCGCGCGCGAAGCACCGCGAGGTCCGCTTCGTCGATCGTGTCCGGCAGTGCGGTGATCCGCTGGGACACCCCGCCCGCGTCCGTCACGAGGACGATGAGGAGCCGGTTGGGGGCCAGCGTGACGAGCTCCACGTGGGTCACGTGCGCTCTCGCGAACGACGGATACTGCGCCAACGC includes:
- the dnaJ gene encoding molecular chaperone DnaJ is translated as MADHYEVLGVSRDASTDEIKKAYRRLARQLHPDVNPGEEAAEKFKLVTHAYDVLSDEESRRRYDMGGGDGANNFGGFGGFGDIFETFFGASQGGGRGARPRSRRERGQDALVRVTLDLGDVVFGAHRDIEVDTAVLCETCQGSCCQEGTSPVTCDICGGTGHVQRQVRSLLGNVVTSQPCGTCEGYGTTIPYPCGTCGGQGRVRSRRTVSLDIPAGVETGLRLQLPGSGEVGRAGGPNGDLYVEVTVNPHPAFSRDGDDLLATLEVSMTDAILGTETSIEGLDGEVDLEIRAGVQSGDVLTIKGRGITPLRGTQRGDLRVGVQVVTPTKLDSAQRKLIEDFAKKNKAPGPQLAQFQQGLFSKLRDRFRTH
- the hrcA gene encoding heat-inducible transcriptional repressor HrcA, whose amino-acid sequence is MVTERGLQVLRAIVQDYVETHEPVGSRSIVDRHSFGVSAATIRNDMAQLEDEELITAPHTSSGRVPTDKGYRVFVNHLAQLRPLSTAQRSAIESFLADPADLDDLMVRTVRVLTQLTGQVALAQYPSFARAHVTHVELVTLAPNRLLIVLVTDAGGVSQRITALPDTIDEADLAVLRARLSALITGQAIASASDRLQALLATEETPHDRVLRAVAGVVIDELGGFRQERLVMAGAATLARREQDFRGSIHPLLEAIEEQVTLLRLMSEMVPDEHGLAASIGTENASFGLGEASIVASNYAAPSGTARVGVMGPTRMDYPSNLAAARAVARYLSRMLDDDEAGR
- the ybeY gene encoding rRNA maturation RNase YbeY, whose translation is MIEINNESAIDVDETVLQRLTDFNLAQLHVSPDAEVAIVLVDEGAMEALHVQWMDEPGPTDVLSFPMDELRPGTEDRPTPPGLLGDIVLCPQVAETQAQAAGHTLMDELILLTTHGLLHLLGFDHAEPDEEREMFGLQKQLIQGFAASERRRR
- a CDS encoding 16S rRNA (uracil(1498)-N(3))-methyltransferase, whose amino-acid sequence is MALHFLVESAGDAAAGGLVSLTGAEAKHAAVVRRLRVGEAVTVGDGRGVWLTGVAEEVSPSRVDVRITERVEHEPASPRLVLVQALAKGDRDELAVQAACELGVDEVVPWQAGRSVSRWEGPKAVKGRERWATIVREAAKQAHRAWVPEVAAPETTAQLATRAATQRVLLLDPTAPARLSALVPDDRDLVLVVGPEGGIAPEELEKLTAAGAERVLLGDTVLRTSTAGPAAIAVLSAALGRW
- a CDS encoding PhoH family protein, with the protein product MVQLLGPQDRLLRMLEREHRDVQVLVRGNEITLTGAREAVAKAKTLVDELLTMTKAGHDLAPSDVSSSARMLRQDGGPRPSEVLGEAILSTRGKVIRPKTLGQKEYVDAIEENTIVFGIGPAGTGKTYLAMAKAVQALQRKEVTRIILTRPAVEAGERLGFLPGTLTDKIDPYLRPLYDALNEMMDPEIVPRLMATGTIEVAPLAYMRGRTLNDSFVVLDEAQNTTPEQMKMFLTRLGFGTKMVVTGDITQVDLPQGASGLRLVTRVLDGIDDIHFSRLTSDDVVRHSLVGRIVDAYSEYDERRVAQRAEREQAHEFANRAERRGAQRPGPRDRMPKRGLS
- a CDS encoding HIT domain-containing protein; amino-acid sequence: MSEPSIFTRILTGDIPGEILLDTGRVFAIRDIDPQAPLHVLVIPKTEEYRDVTELAAGDPALLAEMVAAAKRIAEEHANGEYRLIFNNGASVAQSVFHVHAHVLGNLEENKLVGF
- a CDS encoding hemolysin family protein, translating into MTELLLLVAAVLLVAFGGLMAAIDAAYGVTSRAGLEDMATEGRRAKALGRIAADLDAHVNAVAFIRVLAEVTAAVLVTVAFTIVFENIWWAMLAAAILMTGITFVLVGASPRTFGHQHAESMIRGSAAIVRGLRIILGPIAQGLVVLGNRVTPGTGRSSFSSEDQLLSMVDEAASNDLIEEDDRDLIHSVFDFTDQFVRAVMVPRTEMVTVGAEATTDEAMSLFLHRGVSRMPVVDDEADDVVGVLYLKDLVQFAYRDDSAWRAASIRPIARPATFVPESMRAETLLQQMKRDAVHVCLVIDEHGGISGLVTLEDLIEELVGEISDEYDQVSAEFVDLGDGRYRVSSRLSLEDVGDLFGLELEDEDVDSIGGLLGKTLGQVPQPGATATVHGLVLTGGASRGRGRGIATVFVERAAEPEEVQDEGERRDD